The following are encoded in a window of Thermoanaerobacter ethanolicus JW 200 genomic DNA:
- a CDS encoding transposase: MFWYSDDLRIAHQLKESFNNVLKSKSSDEAKKELKLWIQKAKESGILDFATCVKVFSRWFEEIANAFDVPYYKLCN; the protein is encoded by the coding sequence ATGTTCTGGTACAGTGATGATTTAAGAATAGCCCATCAACTAAAGGAAAGTTTTAATAACGTGTTAAAAAGCAAATCTTCTGATGAAGCAAAAAAAGAACTAAAATTATGGATACAAAAAGCAAAAGAAAGTGGAATTCTTGATTTCGCTACATGTGTAAAAGTATTTAGTCGTTGGTTTGAAGAAATAGCAAATGCATTTGACGTGCCTTATTACAAACTCTGTAACTGA